One segment of Bacillus horti DNA contains the following:
- a CDS encoding histidine triad nucleotide-binding protein produces MSETIFSKIIRREIPAQIVHEDELTMAFHDINPKAPVHILIIPKKEIPTLADVKEEDLHLITHIHQVAQHLAQANHLEGWKIQVNVGEKGGQEVFHLHYHLLGWPENSDL; encoded by the coding sequence ATGAGTGAAACGATATTTAGTAAAATCATACGCAGGGAAATACCAGCTCAGATTGTGCATGAAGATGAACTTACCATGGCTTTTCATGACATCAATCCGAAGGCACCTGTTCATATTTTAATTATTCCTAAAAAAGAAATCCCTACTTTGGCAGACGTAAAGGAAGAGGATCTTCATCTTATCACTCATATTCATCAAGTTGCCCAACATTTAGCACAAGCCAATCACTTAGAGGGCTGGAAAATTCAAGTTAATGTAGGCGAAAAAGGTGGGCAAGAGGTTTTTCATCTGCACTATCATTTATTAGGCTGGCCAGAAAACTCCGACTTGTAA
- the rpsU gene encoding 30S ribosomal protein S21 — protein sequence MAEIHVRKNESLDQALRRFKRSCSKDGVIAEIKKRKHYEKPSVKRKKKSEAARKRKF from the coding sequence GTGGCAGAAATTCACGTTCGTAAAAATGAATCTCTAGATCAAGCACTTCGCCGCTTCAAGCGTTCTTGTTCTAAAGATGGAGTTATTGCAGAGATCAAAAAGCGTAAGCATTACGAGAAGCCAAGTGTTAAGCGTAAGAAAAAATCTGAGGCAGCTCGTAAACGCAAGTTCTAG
- a CDS encoding GatB/YqeY domain-containing protein, translating to MSFIERLNSEMKQAMKDKDKTKLNVIRMVKASLQNEKIQLGRDLNDDEVLTVVSRELKQRKDSLQEFEKAGRDDLAQAVQEEINILVQYMPEQLSEEEVLQIVKETISEVGASSKADMGKVMGAIMPKVKGKADGALINKLVLQQLS from the coding sequence ATGTCATTCATTGAGCGATTAAACTCCGAAATGAAGCAGGCAATGAAGGATAAAGATAAGACGAAATTAAACGTAATTAGAATGGTAAAAGCTTCTTTGCAAAATGAAAAAATTCAGCTTGGAAGAGATTTAAACGATGATGAAGTTCTGACCGTTGTGAGTAGAGAACTTAAGCAGCGAAAGGATTCCCTCCAGGAGTTTGAAAAAGCTGGTCGAGATGACTTAGCTCAAGCCGTACAGGAAGAGATTAATATTCTTGTTCAGTATATGCCTGAGCAGCTAAGCGAAGAAGAAGTTTTACAAATTGTTAAAGAAACGATTAGTGAAGTAGGAGCAAGCTCTAAAGCCGATATGGGCAAAGTAATGGGCGCAATCATGCCTAAGGTAAAAGGTAAGGCTGATGGTGCTTTGATCAATAAGCTTGTGCTACAGCAATTATCGTAA
- a CDS encoding NfeD family protein produces the protein MDSKLNSVGAISTGKRVRVFIYLFSIVFLLSSFLPTLSMGETNEPVVYLVQLEDTVEKGLHAFLARALNEAEAAGADHFIVEMNTYGGAVDAADQIGQLFRNANIPITVYVNRNAISAGAYIALNADNIIMTPTATIGSAAVVDLEGNTGDAKATSMWMEAMASAAESNGRDPEHAKAMVDPANPLTFGASAALENGYAEAIVNDFQEVLEFLNLEGATIQEVEITTAENIARFITNPVVASILLSLASLGLILELYSPGFGVPGAIGLTSLFLFFFGHMIAGFAGWESLILIVVGIGLIIFEVLTPSFGIFGILGIAGVITSLTMASVDVVAGLRSIGIAIAVSIIVILFLGRSMNKRGLWSKLVLQEDLSSEEGNLRNETRMSLIGQEGIALTRLRPSGTALINNQRVDVVTEGGFIEREQTVRVVFTEGTRIVVRGVSNNNNE, from the coding sequence ATGGATAGCAAACTTAATAGTGTGGGAGCTATTTCTACAGGAAAACGAGTTAGAGTCTTTATTTATTTATTTTCTATTGTTTTTCTGCTCTCTTCCTTCCTTCCAACTCTTTCAATGGGGGAAACGAATGAACCTGTAGTATATCTCGTCCAATTGGAGGATACGGTAGAAAAAGGCCTACATGCTTTTCTAGCTAGGGCTTTGAATGAAGCAGAGGCAGCCGGTGCTGATCACTTCATTGTAGAGATGAATACGTATGGTGGTGCTGTGGATGCGGCGGATCAAATTGGACAGTTATTTCGAAATGCTAATATACCGATTACTGTGTATGTGAATCGAAATGCAATTTCAGCAGGAGCCTATATTGCCTTAAACGCTGATAACATTATTATGACACCAACAGCAACAATAGGTTCAGCAGCCGTAGTCGATCTAGAAGGGAACACAGGAGATGCAAAAGCGACATCCATGTGGATGGAAGCAATGGCTTCAGCAGCAGAATCAAATGGTAGAGATCCTGAGCACGCCAAAGCTATGGTTGACCCAGCTAACCCTTTAACTTTTGGAGCGAGCGCTGCATTGGAGAACGGGTACGCAGAAGCAATCGTCAATGATTTTCAAGAAGTATTAGAATTTCTGAACCTTGAAGGCGCTACGATCCAGGAGGTAGAAATAACGACAGCTGAAAATATTGCTCGTTTTATTACAAACCCTGTTGTTGCTTCCATTCTTTTATCCTTAGCAAGCTTAGGGTTAATTTTAGAGCTGTACAGTCCAGGATTTGGTGTCCCTGGTGCAATAGGCCTAACGTCTTTATTTTTATTCTTCTTTGGACATATGATAGCTGGTTTTGCAGGATGGGAATCTTTAATACTAATCGTTGTAGGAATTGGTCTAATAATCTTTGAAGTCCTGACCCCAAGCTTTGGGATTTTTGGTATACTAGGTATTGCGGGTGTTATTACTAGCCTAACAATGGCAAGTGTTGATGTTGTTGCTGGGTTACGCTCAATTGGGATTGCTATCGCTGTTTCTATTATCGTGATTCTTTTCTTAGGAAGGTCTATGAATAAAAGAGGCTTATGGTCTAAATTAGTCCTTCAAGAGGATCTATCCTCAGAGGAAGGGAATCTAAGGAATGAGACGAGAATGAGCTTGATTGGTCAGGAGGGAATAGCCCTCACAAGACTTAGACCATCAGGGACAGCCTTAATCAATAACCAACGAGTAGATGTGGTTACTGAGGGAGGATTTATTGAAAGAGAACAAACGGTTAGGGTTGTTTTCACCGAAGGAACACGAATCGTTGTTCGGGGTGTTTCAAACAACAATAACGAATAA